A part of Candidatus Electrothrix aestuarii genomic DNA contains:
- a CDS encoding phosphotransferase: MSNGQYLGHVRRDDPLYNYLWHEIHPQVGRPPERAKYRVFRLNASNDVFLYEEKYSGAKFIGKFFRCDRTKDATKAAARLKHEFDNLHVMRGCGLTGSPHHVARPLGKNYDLNALLVTEICEGELLSTVILAAIHRGEREKLFQRLTALAYFFSKLHNRTANGRKVDFAPTCDYTEHLIRKLLRIHGLKGKEADELRWLRDQWYRQERMWEDREVLVHGDATPENFKFTGGLNVSTYDLERAHRDDRVFDVGRIAGELKHFFLRDTGHKEAAEPFIGHFLWEYACHFPDRKKAFRSITGRVPFYMGITLLRIARNSWITQDYRRCLIHEAKECLRRFA, from the coding sequence ATGAGCAATGGGCAATATCTTGGCCATGTCCGCAGGGATGATCCGCTTTATAACTACCTGTGGCATGAAATTCATCCGCAAGTCGGCAGACCTCCTGAGCGGGCAAAATATCGAGTCTTCCGTCTTAACGCCTCCAATGACGTTTTCCTCTATGAAGAAAAATATAGCGGCGCAAAGTTCATCGGCAAGTTTTTTCGTTGTGACCGAACCAAGGATGCAACAAAAGCTGCTGCCCGGCTAAAGCATGAATTTGATAATCTCCACGTCATGCGCGGCTGCGGCCTGACCGGTTCGCCTCATCATGTGGCCCGTCCCTTGGGGAAAAATTACGATCTGAATGCTCTGCTAGTCACGGAAATCTGTGAAGGCGAGCTGTTGAGTACGGTGATTCTTGCAGCCATCCATCGTGGTGAACGTGAAAAACTCTTCCAGCGGCTTACTGCCTTGGCGTATTTTTTTTCCAAACTCCATAACCGAACCGCGAATGGCCGTAAAGTTGACTTTGCCCCGACCTGCGACTATACAGAACATCTGATCCGGAAACTGTTGCGGATTCATGGCCTCAAGGGAAAAGAGGCAGATGAGTTGCGCTGGTTGCGTGATCAGTGGTATCGGCAGGAGCGGATGTGGGAAGACCGGGAGGTGCTGGTGCATGGCGATGCCACCCCGGAAAACTTCAAGTTTACCGGTGGTCTGAACGTGAGTACCTATGATCTGGAGCGGGCCCATCGGGATGATCGCGTCTTTGATGTGGGCCGCATCGCTGGCGAGCTGAAGCATTTCTTCCTCCGTGATACAGGCCACAAAGAGGCGGCAGAACCCTTTATTGGTCATTTTCTCTGGGAATATGCCTGCCATTTCCCTGACAGAAAGAAGGCCTTCCGCTCAATCACCGGCAGGGTGCCGTTCTACATGGGGATTACTCTGCTGCGTATTGCCCGCAACAGCTGGATCACTCAGGACTACCGCCGCTGTTTAATCCACGAGGCCAAAGAATGCCTACGGAGGTTTGCATGA
- a CDS encoding PD-(D/E)XK nuclease family transposase gives MPSKERYVNLFADYGFKKIFGEEPNKNLLLDFLNEQLFTTAEIARFTPDQVRSYEKSLKYYRDMKNSLDTAFDEGREEGLEKGKEIGIAENQRETVIRGLKQGLDKKIIADLTGLSMEAIEKIAQEIDEDEP, from the coding sequence ATGCCCTCCAAAGAACGCTACGTCAATCTTTTCGCCGACTATGGGTTCAAAAAAATCTTCGGCGAAGAACCCAATAAAAATCTCCTTCTCGATTTTCTTAATGAGCAGCTCTTCACCACAGCAGAAATCGCCCGATTTACCCCGGATCAGGTTCGTTCCTACGAGAAGAGTCTGAAATATTATCGGGATATGAAAAACTCACTTGATACGGCGTTTGATGAGGGAAGAGAGGAAGGACTAGAGAAGGGAAAAGAAATAGGGATAGCGGAAAACCAGCGGGAAACAGTTATCAGAGGACTGAAACAGGGACTTGATAAAAAAATAATAGCTGATTTGACTGGCTTGTCTATGGAGGCGATTGAGAAGATTGCCCAAGAAATTGATGAAGATGAGCCATAA
- a CDS encoding efflux RND transporter permease subunit, translating into MNNADQHLPPATSPVSAIIRFCLLNKMVVALLLLAVTGWGLMVAPFDFNLGDLPRDPVPVDAIPDIGENQQIVFTKWAGRSPQDMEDQVTYPLTVSLLGLPGVKTVRSYSMFGFSSIYVIFDDSVEFYWSRSRLLEKLSSLPPGTLPDNVKPTLGPDATGLGQIFWYTLEGRTPEGEPAGGWDLAELRSVQDWYVRYALMGASGISEVASIGGFVKEYQIDVDPDALHDRGVSLEEVFAAARQSNIDVGARTIEINRVEYVIRGIGFVKSIKDLEQSVIKAVDNIPIRISDVATVSLGPALRRGVLDKAGSEVVGGVAVVRYGDNPLAAIERVKEKIREISPGLPSKTLADGTVSKVTVVPFYDRSGLIHETLDTLKVALSEEILITIIVILVTVMHLRSSLLISALLPLTVLMAFIGMKLFKVDANVVALSGIAIAIGTIVDMGIIICENILTRLDEAGPEESTLRIIYDASVELGGAVLTAVATTVVSFLPVFTMQAAEGKLFKPLAYTKTFALISSVVIALTVLPPLAHLLFRRRKEGAASWKIRFALPILLIIAGAVLAWKVHFLGLIVLGFGIYRLILQWLPKKILPVLTRLENWLVILLVTVLLARSWQPLGIEKGEWANFFFVALLIGGLLGSFQVFQWLYPHLLCIFLRWKLAFLFFPLLIVIGGAMVWLGVPRLTGWLPDSIRRTKPMMTLAHSFPGLGREFMPALDEGSFLYMPTTMPHAGLTEVQEVLATQDRAITAIPEVESAVGKLGRAETPLDPAPLSMIETIINYHSEYLQDETGKRLLFAWRADRKDFCRSPEGVLLKAGDGMPYLVQGRFERNERGELIPDPEGKPFRLWRLPLDPVINPEREAWEGIQTPDDIWNEIVQAAEIPGVTSAPKLQPIAARIVMLQSGMRAPMGIKVKGPDLATIEQVGMDLERLLKQVPSVAPLTVLADRVVGKPYLEIVIDREAISRHGIKLGRVQEVISAAVGGKMITMTVEGRERYPVQVRYQRERRDSVEALSRILVTASTGEHIPLSQLADIRYVRGPQMIKSEDTFLTGYVLFDKKKGFAEVDVVEQARSFLEEKIASGELRIPPGVSYTFAGNYENQIRAQKRLSVILPLALLVIMLILYLQFRSLGTTLMVFSAILVAWSGGFLMIWLYGQDWFLDFSLFGTDMRRLFQVHGINLSVAIWVGFLALFGIATDDGVLMATYLDESKARLRDREGRTRQEVRDMVLHGAQRRIRPALMTSATTILALIPVLTSTGRGSDIMVPMAIPSFGGMVIAMLTVFVVPVLYCWVEERKAG; encoded by the coding sequence ATGAATAACGCAGACCAACACCTCCCCCCAGCCACCTCCCCGGTCAGCGCAATAATCCGCTTCTGTCTGCTCAACAAGATGGTGGTGGCGCTCCTGCTCTTGGCCGTAACCGGCTGGGGTCTGATGGTTGCCCCCTTTGACTTCAATCTTGGCGATCTGCCCCGCGATCCGGTGCCGGTGGATGCCATCCCGGATATCGGCGAGAACCAGCAGATCGTGTTCACCAAGTGGGCTGGTCGTTCCCCCCAGGACATGGAGGATCAGGTCACCTATCCCCTGACCGTGTCCCTGCTCGGTCTGCCCGGTGTCAAGACCGTGCGCAGTTACTCCATGTTCGGTTTTTCCTCGATTTACGTCATCTTTGACGACTCGGTGGAGTTCTACTGGTCTCGCTCTCGGCTGCTGGAAAAGCTCTCCAGCCTGCCGCCCGGCACCCTGCCCGATAACGTGAAGCCAACCCTAGGGCCGGACGCCACCGGTCTGGGCCAGATATTCTGGTACACTCTGGAAGGTCGAACCCCGGAGGGTGAACCCGCAGGCGGCTGGGATCTGGCCGAGCTGCGTTCCGTCCAGGACTGGTATGTGCGTTACGCCCTGATGGGGGCTTCTGGGATTTCGGAGGTGGCCTCCATCGGCGGTTTTGTCAAGGAATACCAGATCGACGTGGATCCAGATGCCCTGCACGACCGGGGCGTGAGCCTGGAGGAGGTCTTTGCCGCAGCACGTCAGTCCAATATCGACGTGGGCGCACGCACCATCGAGATCAACCGGGTGGAGTACGTGATCCGGGGCATCGGTTTTGTCAAGAGCATCAAGGATCTGGAGCAGTCGGTGATCAAGGCTGTGGATAATATCCCCATCCGGATTTCGGACGTGGCCACGGTGAGCCTCGGTCCGGCCTTGCGGCGGGGCGTGCTGGACAAGGCCGGGAGCGAAGTGGTGGGCGGGGTGGCGGTGGTGCGCTACGGCGACAACCCGCTGGCCGCCATTGAGCGGGTCAAGGAGAAGATTCGGGAGATCTCACCGGGCCTGCCCAGTAAAACCCTGGCCGACGGCACTGTGAGCAAGGTGACCGTCGTGCCCTTCTACGACCGCTCCGGCCTGATCCATGAAACTCTGGACACTTTGAAGGTCGCCCTGAGTGAGGAGATTCTGATCACGATTATCGTGATTCTGGTCACGGTAATGCACCTGCGCAGCTCCCTGCTCATTTCCGCTCTCCTGCCCCTGACCGTGCTCATGGCCTTTATCGGCATGAAACTCTTTAAGGTGGATGCCAACGTGGTGGCCCTGTCCGGCATCGCCATAGCCATCGGCACCATCGTGGATATGGGTATTATCATCTGCGAGAACATTCTCACCCGGCTGGACGAGGCCGGGCCGGAGGAATCAACCCTGCGGATCATCTACGATGCCTCGGTGGAGCTGGGCGGCGCAGTCCTGACCGCTGTGGCCACCACTGTGGTCAGCTTTCTGCCGGTTTTTACCATGCAGGCCGCCGAGGGCAAGCTCTTCAAGCCCCTGGCCTACACCAAGACCTTTGCCCTGATCTCTTCGGTTGTCATCGCCCTGACCGTGCTGCCGCCCCTGGCCCATCTCCTGTTCCGGCGCAGGAAGGAAGGCGCGGCCTCCTGGAAAATTCGCTTTGCCTTGCCCATCTTGCTGATCATCGCCGGGGCTGTGCTGGCCTGGAAGGTCCATTTCCTCGGCCTGATCGTGCTCGGCTTCGGTATCTACCGGCTGATTCTGCAATGGTTGCCGAAAAAAATCCTGCCCGTCCTCACCCGGCTGGAGAACTGGCTGGTCATCCTGCTGGTCACGGTCCTGCTGGCCCGGAGCTGGCAGCCCCTGGGGATTGAGAAAGGGGAATGGGCCAACTTCTTCTTTGTCGCCCTGCTCATCGGCGGCCTGCTGGGATCGTTCCAGGTCTTTCAGTGGCTCTACCCGCATCTGCTGTGCATCTTCCTCCGCTGGAAGCTGGCCTTTCTGTTCTTTCCCCTGCTGATCGTCATCGGCGGGGCCATGGTCTGGCTCGGTGTGCCCAGGCTCACCGGCTGGCTGCCGGATTCTATCCGCCGCACCAAACCCATGATGACCTTGGCGCACAGCTTCCCCGGTCTGGGCCGGGAGTTCATGCCTGCCCTGGATGAGGGTTCCTTCCTCTACATGCCCACCACCATGCCCCATGCCGGGCTGACCGAGGTGCAGGAGGTGCTGGCGACCCAGGATCGGGCCATCACCGCGATCCCGGAGGTGGAGTCAGCCGTGGGTAAGCTGGGCCGGGCCGAAACCCCGCTGGATCCGGCTCCGCTCTCCATGATCGAGACCATCATCAATTATCACTCAGAATACCTACAGGATGAGACAGGCAAACGACTGCTGTTCGCCTGGCGCGCGGATAGAAAGGACTTCTGCCGCAGCCCGGAAGGAGTTCTGCTCAAGGCCGGGGACGGTATGCCCTACTTGGTCCAGGGCCGCTTTGAGCGGAATGAACGAGGAGAGCTGATCCCTGATCCTGAGGGTAAACCCTTCCGCCTCTGGCGTCTGCCCCTTGATCCGGTCATCAACCCGGAGCGCGAAGCCTGGGAGGGCATTCAGACCCCGGATGACATCTGGAACGAGATCGTTCAGGCCGCCGAGATCCCCGGTGTGACCTCGGCCCCCAAGCTCCAACCCATTGCGGCCCGCATCGTCATGCTCCAGAGCGGCATGCGCGCACCTATGGGTATCAAGGTCAAAGGACCGGATCTGGCCACCATCGAGCAGGTGGGCATGGACCTGGAACGGCTGCTCAAACAGGTGCCTTCGGTGGCCCCGCTGACCGTGCTGGCCGACCGGGTGGTGGGCAAGCCCTATCTGGAAATCGTTATCGACCGGGAGGCCATCTCCCGGCACGGGATCAAGCTGGGCAGGGTGCAGGAGGTGATTTCGGCGGCAGTGGGCGGCAAAATGATCACCATGACCGTGGAAGGCCGGGAACGCTACCCGGTGCAGGTGCGCTATCAGCGCGAGCGGCGGGACTCGGTGGAGGCCCTGAGCCGCATCCTGGTCACCGCCTCCACCGGCGAGCATATCCCCCTGTCCCAGCTGGCGGACATCCGCTATGTGCGCGGCCCGCAGATGATCAAGAGCGAGGACACCTTCCTGACCGGCTATGTCCTGTTTGATAAGAAAAAGGGCTTTGCCGAGGTGGATGTGGTCGAGCAGGCCCGCAGCTTCCTGGAGGAAAAAATCGCCAGCGGCGAACTGCGCATCCCGCCGGGTGTGTCCTACACCTTTGCCGGGAATTACGAGAACCAGATCCGGGCCCAGAAACGGCTCTCGGTGATCCTGCCCCTGGCCCTGCTGGTGATCATGCTCATCCTCTATCTCCAGTTCCGTTCTCTCGGCACCACCCTGATGGTCTTTTCCGCCATCCTGGTGGCCTGGTCCGGCGGCTTCCTGATGATCTGGCTCTACGGGCAGGACTGGTTCCTGGATTTTTCCCTGTTCGGCACAGACATGCGCAGGCTCTTCCAGGTCCACGGCATCAATCTCTCCGTGGCCATCTGGGTGGGCTTCCTGGCCCTGTTCGGCATCGCCACCGACGACGGCGTGCTCATGGCCACCTATCTGGACGAATCCAAGG
- a CDS encoding HAD family hydrolase, whose amino-acid sequence MPTEVCMIIKGLIFDINGTVTDINTNEWHSEIYRVLSNLLLYQGISLSEQEVRDLYYRLLKSQRKAGEEEYPEFDATGIFREMIDLHATEFTRSLPAAKLEQLPLFLAETFRATSLFRLKRYRGVKDTIRELQQQYQLAALSDGQTAWAVPELRAAGLLDYFTPVIVSGDHGFRKPDQRLFTMTLEAMQLQPEEVLFIGNDMYRDVFGAQQFGLKTVFFKSNQGQQKYEGTEPDYIIYNFPELLNAVRFFAEQSDEFNGAED is encoded by the coding sequence ATGCCTACGGAGGTTTGCATGATCATCAAAGGGCTTATTTTTGATATTAATGGTACAGTCACGGACATTAATACCAATGAATGGCATAGTGAAATTTATCGCGTCCTCAGTAATCTGCTCCTGTATCAGGGGATTTCCTTAAGTGAGCAGGAGGTCCGCGACCTGTATTATCGTCTGCTCAAGAGCCAGCGTAAGGCAGGCGAAGAAGAGTATCCTGAGTTTGATGCAACTGGCATCTTTCGGGAGATGATCGATCTGCACGCAACCGAGTTTACCCGGAGTTTACCAGCAGCGAAGCTGGAGCAACTGCCACTCTTTCTGGCTGAAACCTTTCGGGCCACTTCACTTTTCCGTTTGAAACGCTACCGGGGCGTGAAGGATACGATTAGAGAACTCCAGCAACAGTATCAGCTAGCAGCCCTCTCTGACGGGCAGACGGCCTGGGCCGTACCGGAGCTTCGGGCCGCTGGTCTGCTTGATTATTTTACCCCGGTGATTGTCTCTGGCGACCACGGCTTCCGCAAGCCGGACCAACGACTTTTTACCATGACCCTGGAGGCCATGCAGCTTCAACCCGAAGAGGTCCTCTTTATTGGTAATGACATGTACCGCGATGTCTTTGGCGCCCAGCAGTTCGGCCTGAAAACCGTCTTCTTCAAATCCAATCAGGGCCAGCAAAAGTATGAAGGTACGGAGCCGGATTATATTATTTATAATTTTCCTGAGCTCCTGAACGCGGTTCGTTTCTTTGCTGAGCAGTCGGATGAGTTCAACGGGGCTGAGGACTAG
- a CDS encoding DUF5995 family protein — MIASNISEVIEIINTIISDAKENNSRHGYFAALYKQVTTQIKQGIDDGRFADSERMDRLDTAFANRYFEAYKQFKQGQASKSWCVAFRYSKSQELIILQHLLLGINAHINLDLGIAVAELNLEDLDTFKDDYDQINNILESLLDNIQKIVGRFSPLLIFLDKIGGTVDETLVNFGIERARRDAWDFAELLSQQNQKERARTIRNMDRRTAMLGRLIAEPGGPLGKAIDVIRFQEGQEVAEIIDALEQFQPEP; from the coding sequence ATGATTGCTTCAAATATCTCAGAAGTTATTGAAATCATAAACACGATAATTTCAGATGCAAAAGAGAACAACAGCAGGCACGGATATTTCGCTGCTCTTTACAAACAAGTGACAACCCAGATAAAGCAGGGAATTGATGACGGAAGGTTTGCTGATTCTGAGAGGATGGACAGATTGGACACGGCCTTTGCCAACAGATATTTTGAGGCATACAAACAGTTCAAGCAAGGTCAGGCAAGTAAAAGCTGGTGCGTCGCCTTCAGATACAGTAAGAGTCAGGAGCTGATAATCCTCCAGCATCTTTTACTGGGAATAAATGCCCATATAAATTTAGATTTAGGTATTGCAGTTGCTGAGCTCAACCTGGAGGATCTAGATACATTTAAAGACGATTACGATCAAATAAATAATATTTTAGAGTCGTTACTCGATAATATCCAAAAAATCGTAGGCAGATTCTCGCCGCTGTTAATATTTTTAGACAAGATCGGAGGCACAGTGGATGAAACTCTTGTGAACTTCGGTATTGAGAGAGCCAGACGAGACGCATGGGATTTTGCGGAACTACTTTCACAGCAAAATCAAAAGGAACGGGCCAGAACAATACGCAATATGGACAGAAGAACAGCGATGCTTGGAAGATTGATTGCGGAACCGGGAGGCCCCTTAGGCAAAGCGATAGATGTCATCCGGTTCCAAGAGGGTCAGGAGGTCGCTGAAATCATAGATGCATTGGAACAATTCCAACCAGAGCCATAA
- a CDS encoding DNA methylase: MIEQNFNIPFIANIALREKQIQQNYRPIIAVHKWFARRPGTLFRGLLLSEFSEKPLEQAFYESNNLAGLQIADPFMGGGTPILEANRVGCDVTGFDINPMSYWIVKQEIEHLDLDAYAQAAKELRTTLENEIGSLYRTRCTQCGSEEAHVKYFLWVKTIPCLQCKEEIDLFPGYLLSANARHPKNVLICHSCGELTETDDKKDPGPCSHCATELTATGPAKRSRCTCSACGTDNRYPNAALGAPRHRLFALEYHCLRCKPTHTGRFFKKPDKQDLARLQEVDTRWSGMRPEFVPDDEIPSGDETDRLHRWGYTRYQEMFNKRQLLGLELSAKLIAKTANERVRNALATNLSDLLRYQNMLCRYDSRALKSLDIFSVHGFPVGLIQCESNLLGIMNPGSKACVGSGGWANIIEKFKKAKAYCDHPFEVIHEGRKKKNIPIAGEWIGDHLNGDSTTPSRVVNIACQDAASCTLPDASLDAVFTDPPYFGNVQYAELMDFCYVWLKKLVNGNASAFAADSTRSPEELTGNVDMGRGIEHFTDGLSSVFQRMAKALKIGSPLAFTYHHNKIEAYYPVAVAILDAGLTCSASLPCPAEMGASIHISGTGSSIIDTVFVCRQTGTMQRKWLTDSPDELARIVEQDVALLKTGNVKPTAGDIRCIIYGHMVRLAIWSLRLDWKKTAPITTRIAQVQQWLQDFGDWSDVEKNMSHTTTKHELPLFALHENNAEYRAEHDDIPF, translated from the coding sequence ATGATAGAGCAAAACTTCAACATCCCTTTTATCGCCAACATAGCCCTACGAGAAAAACAGATCCAGCAAAACTACCGCCCGATCATAGCCGTCCATAAATGGTTCGCCAGACGCCCTGGCACCTTATTTCGCGGCCTGCTGCTCTCTGAGTTTTCAGAAAAACCGCTTGAACAGGCATTCTACGAATCCAATAATCTCGCAGGACTCCAAATAGCTGACCCCTTCATGGGGGGCGGCACCCCCATTCTGGAGGCCAATCGTGTCGGCTGCGACGTTACCGGCTTTGACATCAACCCCATGTCCTACTGGATCGTGAAACAAGAAATCGAACATCTTGATCTGGATGCCTATGCCCAGGCCGCAAAGGAACTCCGGACCACCTTGGAAAATGAAATCGGCTCCTTGTATCGTACCCGCTGCACCCAGTGCGGTTCAGAGGAGGCCCATGTCAAATACTTCCTCTGGGTGAAAACCATTCCCTGCCTGCAATGTAAGGAGGAAATAGACCTCTTTCCCGGCTATCTCCTGTCGGCCAATGCCAGACACCCGAAAAACGTCTTGATATGCCACAGCTGCGGAGAACTGACAGAAACCGATGATAAAAAAGACCCCGGCCCCTGCTCCCATTGCGCTACGGAGTTAACCGCCACCGGCCCGGCAAAGCGAAGTCGTTGCACCTGTTCTGCCTGCGGCACAGATAATCGCTACCCTAACGCCGCACTTGGAGCTCCACGCCACCGGCTTTTTGCTCTGGAGTACCACTGCTTGCGCTGCAAGCCCACTCATACCGGCAGGTTCTTCAAGAAACCCGATAAGCAGGACTTGGCCCGGCTCCAGGAGGTAGATACCCGCTGGTCGGGAATGCGTCCCGAGTTTGTCCCTGACGATGAAATCCCCAGCGGCGATGAAACCGACCGCCTGCACCGTTGGGGCTACACCCGTTATCAGGAGATGTTCAACAAACGCCAGTTACTGGGCCTGGAACTTTCTGCAAAGCTCATTGCCAAAACAGCAAACGAACGGGTACGCAATGCCCTGGCAACCAATCTTTCAGACCTGCTCCGTTACCAGAATATGCTCTGCCGTTATGACAGCCGCGCTCTCAAATCCTTAGACATTTTCTCGGTTCACGGCTTCCCTGTGGGCTTGATTCAATGCGAATCCAACCTCCTCGGTATTATGAACCCCGGAAGCAAGGCATGTGTGGGCAGCGGCGGATGGGCCAATATTATTGAAAAATTTAAGAAAGCAAAGGCCTACTGCGATCATCCCTTTGAAGTCATACATGAGGGAAGGAAGAAAAAAAACATCCCCATCGCCGGGGAATGGATAGGCGATCATCTGAACGGTGACAGCACCACACCGTCACGGGTCGTCAATATTGCCTGCCAGGATGCGGCCTCCTGCACCCTGCCGGATGCCTCTTTGGATGCGGTCTTTACAGATCCGCCCTATTTCGGTAATGTCCAGTATGCAGAACTTATGGACTTTTGTTATGTCTGGCTCAAGAAACTGGTCAATGGCAATGCAAGCGCATTTGCTGCCGACTCCACCCGTTCACCGGAGGAATTGACCGGTAATGTTGATATGGGGCGCGGGATTGAGCACTTTACGGACGGGCTTTCCTCTGTTTTTCAGCGCATGGCAAAAGCCTTGAAGATCGGATCGCCTTTGGCCTTTACCTATCACCATAATAAGATTGAAGCATATTATCCTGTGGCCGTGGCAATCCTTGATGCCGGACTGACCTGTTCAGCCTCTTTGCCCTGTCCGGCAGAGATGGGCGCATCCATCCATATCAGTGGCACAGGCTCATCAATTATCGATACGGTCTTTGTCTGCCGACAGACCGGCACTATGCAGCGAAAATGGCTGACAGATTCCCCCGATGAACTTGCCCGAATCGTGGAACAGGATGTAGCATTGCTCAAGACCGGGAACGTCAAACCCACAGCTGGCGATATCCGATGCATCATTTACGGCCATATGGTCCGTTTGGCAATCTGGAGCCTGCGCCTTGACTGGAAGAAAACAGCACCAATAACAACCCGCATCGCACAGGTGCAGCAGTGGCTCCAGGATTTCGGAGACTGGAGTGACGTTGAAAAAAATATGAGCCATACAACGACGAAACACGAACTGCCCTTGTTTGCTCTCCATGAAAATAACGCAGAATACCGAGCTGAACATGACGACATTCCCTTTTGA